A single window of Undibacterium sp. 5I1 DNA harbors:
- a CDS encoding glutathione S-transferase C-terminal domain-containing protein: MKLIGSLGSPYVRKVRVVMAEKKLDYTLVLENVWAADTTIQQSNPLGKVPCLLMEDGGAMFDSRVIVEYLDTLTPVGKLIPVNGRERAEVKCWEAVADGIADAAILIRLEKTQRPEALQSADWIARQMSKVTEGLKSMSTGLGDAPFCLGTHLTLADISVACTLGWLSFRFPEIDWRGDYPNLAKLFDKLLERPSFKESLPQ, translated from the coding sequence ATGAAACTGATTGGTTCCCTCGGAAGTCCCTATGTAAGAAAAGTCCGCGTAGTGATGGCGGAAAAAAAGCTCGACTACACGTTGGTATTGGAAAATGTCTGGGCAGCAGACACCACAATCCAGCAATCTAATCCCCTGGGCAAAGTACCTTGCCTGTTGATGGAAGATGGCGGCGCTATGTTTGATTCGCGCGTCATTGTTGAATATCTCGATACCCTGACGCCTGTCGGCAAGCTGATTCCGGTCAACGGACGTGAGCGTGCTGAAGTCAAATGCTGGGAGGCTGTGGCGGATGGAATTGCCGATGCTGCGATTTTAATCCGTCTGGAAAAAACGCAGCGGCCAGAAGCCTTGCAAAGCGCCGATTGGATTGCACGCCAGATGAGCAAAGTGACAGAAGGCTTAAAATCAATGTCCACGGGCTTGGGCGATGCACCTTTTTGCCTGGGCACGCATTTGACCCTGGCAGATATCAGCGTTGCATGCACCTTGGGTTGGTTAAGTTTCCGCTTCCCAGAGATTGACTGGCGCGGTGATTATCCCAACTTAGCGAAATTATTTGATAAGTTGTTGGAGCGTCCGTCATTTAAAGAGTCACTGCCGCAGTGA